ttttcataatattgcgGTGATCATGCCAAGagaaaaacattgataaaatcaagaaagTGAAGATTTGATGAGAATTAAAGACATTTGCATGTTTTTTGGTGTTCAAAAGATGATAGAATGGGTAAAGCAGCTGAACAAGGCATTTGGGGCTTCATTTTTATGGCTTGTTTGCTTGATTCACTTCACTCaggtttctttttctctctttttgccCTCTTTGATTcgatgatctttctctttttgccTGCTTTGATGATTTTTGGATCAAATTTGATGAGCTTTATAGGAAGTTGATCTGTTGGGGTTTTTGTGAAATcggttgttttattttttgataaaaagaaagaggagacGTCAGAGTTTgtaactttgttgttttttgtttctgggtttttgtgggtttgttgatttttgaatattttaggGGCTTTGGAAATCTAGATGGAACTGATGTTCTTAAGAAATTTCTTgtccttctttattttttgagaatGTTGTAGGTTGCATGGACTTCTGAACTTCGCCTTTCTTGCTTTTAAGAGCAAcatttctcctggtttttgctcttaaagaaaataaaacataaattaaggtaATGGGAATTTGGCTCTTTGGTTTGTGCCTCTTGCATGTGAAGGGTTacttttttggaagaaaaataagTACTTCTAACATGTTGCTTAAAATTTCTAAACTGTCCAAAGCCTTTCTATACCAATTGGATGATCTACTCTTGCATAATATGTGGTGTTCTATTAAAATGTTACGACCTAGTTCCTCTGGGGTCTTGTTAGGATTTTGCAAGTAATCTTCAAGTTGctgatgtttttattattgaacaATTTGATGTCCTACTTAACAACGGTGTTTTTATAACATGAGATTGTAGGGTTTTAGATCCTTTGTATGGACAGCAGTTTCCTATCAGCTAAAAGACAATCTTAAGCTGTCACCATCAGCCTCACAATTCGTGTCTTCAATAGCATTTTTCCCGTGGAGCATAAAGCCATTATACGggtatgtttctttcttctgttcAATTTCTTGACAGCCCTATGGTGCAGCTTAAAGAATGAAGGCAGATAAGAAAATTTTTGGTCTAGAAATGCTCTAGTTTATAGTGAAAGAATCTGTTGTGTTGTAGGGCATTGGTAATTTCCTAACGGAGTAGCAGTTTTGGCAACTTCTTTATATTGCCTTAACTTGCATCCTGCTTGCAGAATTTTGTCTGATTGCATCCCgataaaaggaaggaaaaggatACCATACCTAGTAATTGCAACTCTTCTCTCTCTAGTTCCCTGGCCTATGCTAGGCATAGATTCCAACTTGAGGAGTTCCCAATGGCATCTCACAGTCCTCTTGACAGTGCAGAACCTGGGCTCTGCCATGTCAGATGTTGTGGTTGATGCAATGATTGCTGAGGCAGTAAGATCTGAGAGGTTTGTGCGTGCTGTCTTTTAAAGCAAATCTAAGCACATTTGCACTAATTTGGTATTTGAGTCTTTCATCATTTTTAGGTACACACAATTTAGCTACAGACGCTCTTAGTATTTTGTTGGTTGACAATGCAGGAAGCAATTGGCATGCAACCTAACTATCTATTTGTGTTAACTTGggattttattatgaaaaatgtgAATGAGTGGGAGGCTTTCCCTGTCAATTATTATATGGGCCATACCTTTCCATATGCCCAAGAAATCTGGATGGTCTCCCATTATGTTGTTGGATTGTTCTCTCAAATAggcaatttagttaaaaaaaaaattagaatgtgAAAGCTTACCGGTACCATTGAACAGGGCATCATTTGCTGGAGATCTGCAGTCCATAACTTGGTTGTCAATCGCTGTGGGTGGAATTTGGGGCAGTTTGTTAGGAGGACATGCATTGACCAACTTACAAATAGACAagattttcctccttttttctgTACTGCCAGCCATACAGTTATTATCATGTCGTTTGGTTGGGGAGAATTCTGCAGACAGTAAAGTTTCTCATGAGTCTGCCAATTCAAGCAACTCCCATCCAGGGAATGGGAATGGTAATATTTTGGACGAAGATAATATCTTGCTGAAGAAGTCCAGTGCAAGTGCTACAAGAAGAAAGAGGAGCAAAAAGAATAGCAACAAGAGGGCAAGTATGAGAACTAAATCCCTGATACCTGAGAAAGGCGATTCCTTAATATCACGTTGGTTCCACTCTCTGAAAACAGCTACTTACAGTTTGTTTCGTGCTTTTAGGCAGCCAATCATTTTGAGGTAACTACCAAAACCTTTTATAATAGTCAGTTGAATATTCTGTAGAATTTGAAGTTCATGTGTATGTATGCTCCTCCTCTAGATTTAGCATTGTTAGCCACCCAAAGAGATGATTGTTTTCactttgatattaaatatatgattgtCAATGATCCAGAATAGACCACAGAATGAATGCttgatttatttgtattttgccTGATATTTTCCCCACCTATTTTAGGTTTATATGCTGCTTAATATACCTACCCTGGTATCAATTTAGTTTATTCTTCTAATCtatttgattttgggttttacTTTGGTCTTTGGAAGTCCAGACCAATGGCTTGGTTTTTCCTAGCACAGATTACTGTTCCAAACCTCTCAACGGTCATGTTCTATTACCAGACAGAGGTCTTGAACTTGGATGGATCCTTTTTGGGGACTGCACGTGTTGTTGGATGGTTAGGCCTCATGCTAGGAACCTTCACATACAATCGCTACTTAAAAACCATGAAACTACGGAAGATTCTCTTGTGAGTGCTTAACACCGCTGAATACATTTTTCAAGAAACCTGTTTCTTCTACTTAATCTGCTTAATATTGCTTATGCAGGTGGGCTCATATTGGGCTGTCTTTGTTGACCCTCCTAGATGTAATTTTAGTGTCTCGATTGAATCTTGCCTGTGGAGTTTCAGATAAGATCATGGTTGTCTCAGGATCTGCCGTTGCCGATGCTGTTAATCAATTCAAGCACGTTCATTTTCTCCAAAGTTTCTAGcttttctattaatttattttgaagtcAATACCCGTATCCccttcaaaacaaagaaaaaggagacTCGATTTTGCATTCCAGATCCAGAAATCACATGCAAGCTCTcatgaggaaaaaagaaaatcatatgcGTGATGTTCATGAATGTATGGATGAGCTCCCACAGACGCATACACGCTCTCATGCACCATAAATCACTCCTCACATAACTTATCTGTCCATAGTTCTTTAAATGCACCCCCAACCAATCTGTTTTCTCACATTTCTGGTCTGTCTCTGCAGGTTAATGCCATTCCTTATATTATCTGGACAGTTATGTCCGCCAGGAATTGAAGGAACACTATTTTCCCTCTTCATGTCAATAAACGACTTAGGTTCCACAGTGGGATCTTTTGTGGGTGCAGGGTTGGCATCAATTTTGAACCTCTCCTCGGGATcttttgacaaccttggtttGGGCATTGCTATCCAAGTCCTGTGCACTTTCATTCCAATTGCTTTTCTATTTCTGATACCAAAAGAAGCCACAGGGATATCAGCATAGGTAGGGATAATTCATTTTCCCAATACAAGAAGTTATTCACTTAGTTACGGCAGAAGGAGCAGAAACATTGCTACTGAATTTATGTTGTCACTGTCAAGTAGTAGCTGGGATATACGAAGTGCACTGTTGAGGATTGAAAGAAATAGGTGCCTTTGATTTATAGTTCGATACACTGATGTACAAGGTTTGTAGAACAATTTTGATCAGTTCAATCAGAAATACAGAAATTATTACTGGTGCAGTGTTTATGGAAAGCAAGGGCCAGGTTGCTATCCCTGTGGTACCAGAAAAGTGCAGTTAGTGCTTTTGGGTAGCGTTGTTGTTTAGTTATTGTCTTGAGAtggaaaagataaagataaaaataatacaacgaACATGTTTTTCTGCTGGTTTTGTAAAgtaaattcactttaaaattatgtctttcatgtttttatttctttcattttcaaataaacatgTTGTGTCTTTTCTGTATTTATCTATTCTGTCAAATGCAATCTTAGATATGACTAGTTAGGTGGCCCGCATTAAACTATGggttcatttttaatttttttaaaaaaatttggttcatttttaatttttaaaaaattttgtagGATTTAAGCTTATTTGGGTTTTGCCAGGCTAGGTGTCAAGCATATTTGAATCTTGTTGTAGTCGGGATTCAAGGTTATTTTGAGTCGTAACCCAACATGGCCCAAGTCTAGTTTTGAGATAGCCTTAGGTCAGGCTGTGCAGGACCTAAGGTTATTTGGGTCATCTACATGGCAAGATCCAAGTTTATTTTTGGGTCTTGCAACTAATAATTTGTAAATCAAAAGTAAATGCAAAATTAAGTGtaatctaataaaattattactaCAATACATTTGttaaaattagtaaataatataacatttggTATATACGTATTAGAGACGCTATATACCTTTTTCGaaccaagtgcaagagtgtagctcatgtttgctggaaaattgacaaaaacgaagaagaaaaaaatatttttgaacccTGTTTGAGCTGTTTTCTACTCTCTTTATGCTCCTCATTTGCTgccaaaatcatcaggtttcCTAGACTGATTATGAGTCTTTATAATGCTAAAttcatttcttctttatttggttttttaggttGGACAAATCCATCAgaatttgcattaaaaaattgattctgCTGCTGtcgcaattttttttgttccaacttaagCTCTGATTCTGACTTGGTTTCGGATGATATTTGACCATCCTAATTATATTCTGTCACTCGTGACATGTTGAAGAATTGACCTACACCTTTATTGGGTCCTAAGGCTCACTTTCTTATGGTAGACTCTTAGTCAGATTGGGATTCTTGGCATTGTTAGTTTCCTAAATCAGATTAGAAAATCATTTTAACCAACCAGGTTGCGATCAAATTTTgttcttcaaaacaaatttaactCACTTTAAATCCTTCATGAAAGCTGTAAACATGTACGCGTAGACGAATTTAGGTTTTCAAATCTTCTAATTTCAATATCAGAAGCTTAAGATATTCCTGTTTgagtttgaatatctaacgtgaaagtAGAGATTTTTACCGCGAGAAGGATCCTGACCTGAATTTTGCACTAAAGACTCTATTTCCGTCatgaaatttattgatttgttcttagttcatactctcagtcatatcaggatgcTCGGCATTGTCAGTTTCTGAATCAGATCAAGAGacccttttgaccaaccagatTGCGACCAGATTCTGTTCTTTAAAACGATTTTATTTCACTTcaaatccttcatcaaagttgtagtcctggaCGCATAGATAagtttgagcttttgaatcacttgattttgatatcagaaacTTAAGATATTCTCGTTTGAAATCAAGCATGAAAGCATAGAATCCTGCCGCGAGAAGGTTTCCAGCCGAGTTTGGTTGCAATTTTGTTcttcaaaatgaatttatctcattttttatccttcatgaaagttgtagctcTGTaagtgtagatgaatttgggacttttgaattgcttgatttcgatatcaaaaGCTCATAATATTCCCGTTTGAATGTCTAATGTGAAAGTAGAGAATTTTGTCGTGAAAAGGATCCTGACTCGAGTTTTGCACTAAAGACTCTATTTCCATCACAAATTTTTTCGATTTGTTCTTaggtcatactctcagtcatatcgggATGCTCGGCATTGTCAATTTCTTAATCAAATCAGAAGATCCCTTTTGACGAACCAGCTTGCAACTagattcttttctttaaaatgattttatctcacttcgaacCCTTCATCAAATTTGTAGTCCTGaacgcgtagatgaatttgggcttttgaatcgcttgaatTCGATATCAGAAGTTCAAGATATTCCTATTTGAATATGTAGTATGAAAGCAGGGAATCCTGTCTTAGAAGATTTTTTACCTGAGTTTGCAGGGACACAATTGCAAGATGCTTAAAGTTTGAAGATCAATTGCAGGGCAACTTGAAACCccttttttggaccaaggatcAAATGGGAAAGGTGCTAAAATAAGAGAGttgattgaagataaaattagaagaaattttactgggtgaagaaattgaagaaacgAGGATtagattagaaaagaaaaacaatgcctCCTCGTCTGCAATTCTTTCCTTTTACTCTGCACAGCTACCCCAattatcttctttccttttatttgcaaaccatgtttttttgcCTCATTTCAAAGGAAACAAGTAGTGCCTCATGGTCCCAGCTATGGAAGGACAAAAAAGAGCTGCACTATCATCTAACCTGGAAAGAAATCGCTGATGATCAcagaatcaaaatcaaatattttggtTTCCTATTTTTTGCTCACCCGAGATTACAACCTAgaattaatgtaatatttgtttcctAAATATAGCTGCATGTTAGGCTATATGAACCTCTTCTACTAGGAGacaaaaaggaggaagaaaatagaaaaagaacgACACGAAAAAACACAAGAGAGGCAGACAgttagaagataaaaaaaaaaatgctaagaaCAGGGGGAGTTTCTTTCCTTCATCCTTGTGTTGCTGTGAGATCAGGAAGGCAGGCagtagaagagaaagaagagaaaagaaaagacaaaaaacagagagaagagaaaCAAGGAAGAAGCAGGGACTAACTTTCGATCTTTGCTCTATTTTTCTGTAATTAAAATCTACAGAACAGAGGCGAAGAAAGTGCAAGAaccagtagagagagagagtgacaaAAATACAGAGGAAAGAAATAGCAAGAGACAGACACAAATACAGAACAGAaggaaaaaatttgaaacaaacGAACACAGACCAAGAAACCATCAAGCTTTCAACATCGTTGCAGCTTCTTCGTCTCTAGGTATGTTCTCTTCACCTTTTGcatgcattattttttctttgtgtttgcattgttcaagtgaattatcaTTCACTTGAAAAAGTAACGGGGTTTCTTTGCAGGCATTTTCCTTTGTGATtgtactgttcaagtgaaataattcatttgaaCAGTAACTCGCCGCTTTCATTAAACTGTAACTATGCCCTTTTGTGTCCAACCAGGTCACTTGGTTGAGCAAGTGACCCGGCCGGACCtactgctttttattttttgaaaaaaataaaagaaagagaaaaagatttTTACTCGAaccttttttaaacaaaaaaaactgtcaGCACGCGATAATTACAAATTGAAACGGATTCACACAAATGGCAAGAGATTAAatggagaaaataaaaggagggaCCTcgttgcaaataaaaaaaaaaatagtaggagGGCGATTAAACAAAAAGGTTTGAAGGGCGGAGGAAGCTACTCAATTATCAGAGCCTGGTTTCGATCCAGGGACCTGTGGGTTATGGGCCCACCACGCTTCCGCTGCGCCACTCTGATTGTTGAGAACAAGTTGTATCCAAATTTATATAATCCAATTCTCAGACAAATTTCAGTTCCGATCTCTTTATTTCTGTTCTTCGGCTCTGTTTCTCTTTCCCTTCCCTGcacaaacaccataaaaaaattgcTAGGAAAACAATTCACAACTTTGATCAAAACCCACAAAAGATATCAATCGAAGAAGCagtctttaataaaaaaaaaaaaaaaaaaagaagggaatgaGAAGGAGTCCTGGAATTGGTGGGTTACAAACAGCAGCTGCTGCAAGGCTAACTACTGTTTCTTCTGTTGGATTGATTCATCGGTTTCCATTTGGTTATTATTAATGTTCAATATAAACAGTTTCTGagtttttgcttttcatttcttgaaATGGTATTGAAGGATCAATATCGGATACTTGGAGAAAATGTAGCAAGGTTAAAAACTGATCTTATGAAAGAACAGCTTGCCACTTTTCGTTCTCAGCTTGAAGAATTTGCCCGCAAACACAAGGTCAGCTGATGAATTTCTGTGTTATATCAACGAACTTTACCGTTTGGAGATAAaaagtttggatttttaatACTAAAGCTGTGAATTTTAGAGGTGTTTATTTCTGTTACGGTAAGAAAGATGAGTTCCCGTGTgcttctttgatatttttttcaatactaTAGTAGCATACTTGGATTAACCAGAGCCTAGCTCCTCAGTAATAAAGGACTGCTCCTGTGTACCAAAAAAGACTAGTTTATGATTCAAGTTGAAGTCTTCGTCCACGGCCACTTATGATGACCTTGAAATGCTTCAATTTGATTGCCAAAAATTGGTGTTGATTCATCACCATAGTTAACAATACCCCCATGGTAGATCCCCAGATCCAAGGTCAGCTAAAATGAATCCAATATAGCCTGCTAACATGGGCTCAAGTCGAATATGAGAATGAGCAGCACCAACCATAGCCTCAGCTAGAGGAACCAGCACTGTGATGCACCCAGCTGCT
This is a stretch of genomic DNA from Populus alba chromosome 11, ASM523922v2, whole genome shotgun sequence. It encodes these proteins:
- the LOC118047423 gene encoding probable folate-biopterin transporter 4 isoform X4, with protein sequence MRIKDICMFFGVQKMIEWVKQLNKAFGASFLWLVCLIHFTQGFRSFVWTAVSYQLKDNLKLSPSASQFVSSIAFFPWSIKPLYGASFAGDLQSITWLSIAVGGIWGSLLGGHALTNLQIDKIFLLFSVLPAIQLLSCRLVGENSADSKVSHESANSSNSHPGNGNGNILDEDNILLKKSSASATRRKRSKKNSNKRASMRTKSLIPEKGDSLISRWFHSLKTATYSLFRAFRQPIILRPMAWFFLAQITVPNLSTVMFYYQTEVLNLDGSFLGTARVVGWLGLMLGTFTYNRYLKTMKLRKILLWAHIGLSLLTLLDVILVSRLNLACGVSDKIMVVSGSAVADAVNQFKLMPFLILSGQLCPPGIEGTLFSLFMSINDLGSTVGSFVGAGLASILNLSSGSFDNLGLGIAIQVLCTFIPIAFLFLIPKEATGISA
- the LOC118047423 gene encoding probable folate-biopterin transporter 4 isoform X3, with protein sequence MRIKDICMFFGVQKMIEWVKQLNKAFGASFLWLVCLIHFTQGFRSFVWTAVSYQLKDNLKLSPSASQFVSSIAFFPWSIKPLYGILSDCIPIKGRKRIPYLVIATLLSLVPWPMLGIDSNLRSSQWHLTVLLTVQNLGSAMSDVVVDAMIAEAVRSERASFAGDLQSITWLSIAVGGIWGSLLGGHALTNLQIDKIFLLFSVLPAIQLLSCRLVGENSADSKVSHESANSSNSHPGNGNGNILDEDNILLKKSSASATRRKRSKKNSNKRASMRTKSLIPEKGDSLISRWFHSLKTATYSLFRAFRQPIILRPMAWFFLAQITVPNLSTVMFYYQTEVLNLDGSFLGTARVVGWLGLMLGTFTYNRYLKTMKLRKILLLMPFLILSGQLCPPGIEGTLFSLFMSINDLGSTVGSFVGAGLASILNLSSGSFDNLGLGIAIQVLCTFIPIAFLFLIPKEATGISA
- the LOC118047423 gene encoding probable folate-biopterin transporter 4 isoform X1, coding for MRIKDICMFFGVQKMIEWVKQLNKAFGASFLWLVCLIHFTQGFRSFVWTAVSYQLKDNLKLSPSASQFVSSIAFFPWSIKPLYGILSDCIPIKGRKRIPYLVIATLLSLVPWPMLGIDSNLRSSQWHLTVLLTVQNLGSAMSDVVVDAMIAEAVRSERASFAGDLQSITWLSIAVGGIWGSLLGGHALTNLQIDKIFLLFSVLPAIQLLSCRLVGENSADSKVSHESANSSNSHPGNGNGNILDEDNILLKKSSASATRRKRSKKNSNKRASMRTKSLIPEKGDSLISRWFHSLKTATYSLFRAFRQPIILRPMAWFFLAQITVPNLSTVMFYYQTEVLNLDGSFLGTARVVGWLGLMLGTFTYNRYLKTMKLRKILLWAHIGLSLLTLLDVILVSRLNLACGVSDKIMVVSGSAVADAVNQFKLMPFLILSGQLCPPGIEGTLFSLFMSINDLGSTVGSFVGAGLASILNLSSGSFDNLGLGIAIQVLCTFIPIAFLFLIPKEATGISA
- the LOC118047423 gene encoding probable folate-biopterin transporter 4 isoform X2, whose amino-acid sequence is MIEWVKQLNKAFGASFLWLVCLIHFTQGFRSFVWTAVSYQLKDNLKLSPSASQFVSSIAFFPWSIKPLYGILSDCIPIKGRKRIPYLVIATLLSLVPWPMLGIDSNLRSSQWHLTVLLTVQNLGSAMSDVVVDAMIAEAVRSERASFAGDLQSITWLSIAVGGIWGSLLGGHALTNLQIDKIFLLFSVLPAIQLLSCRLVGENSADSKVSHESANSSNSHPGNGNGNILDEDNILLKKSSASATRRKRSKKNSNKRASMRTKSLIPEKGDSLISRWFHSLKTATYSLFRAFRQPIILRPMAWFFLAQITVPNLSTVMFYYQTEVLNLDGSFLGTARVVGWLGLMLGTFTYNRYLKTMKLRKILLWAHIGLSLLTLLDVILVSRLNLACGVSDKIMVVSGSAVADAVNQFKLMPFLILSGQLCPPGIEGTLFSLFMSINDLGSTVGSFVGAGLASILNLSSGSFDNLGLGIAIQVLCTFIPIAFLFLIPKEATGISA
- the LOC118047423 gene encoding probable folate-biopterin transporter 4 isoform X5, translated to MLGIDSNLRSSQWHLTVLLTVQNLGSAMSDVVVDAMIAEAVRSERASFAGDLQSITWLSIAVGGIWGSLLGGHALTNLQIDKIFLLFSVLPAIQLLSCRLVGENSADSKVSHESANSSNSHPGNGNGNILDEDNILLKKSSASATRRKRSKKNSNKRASMRTKSLIPEKGDSLISRWFHSLKTATYSLFRAFRQPIILRPMAWFFLAQITVPNLSTVMFYYQTEVLNLDGSFLGTARVVGWLGLMLGTFTYNRYLKTMKLRKILLWAHIGLSLLTLLDVILVSRLNLACGVSDKIMVVSGSAVADAVNQFKLMPFLILSGQLCPPGIEGTLFSLFMSINDLGSTVGSFVGAGLASILNLSSGSFDNLGLGIAIQVLCTFIPIAFLFLIPKEATGISA